The following proteins are encoded in a genomic region of Roseinatronobacter sp. S2:
- a CDS encoding ABC transporter substrate-binding protein yields the protein MPKITRRQFSASLAATAFLPSIVRAASGDHKTLNIRFYDDPAGFDPANIFRIENENIAFNIFSGLTSYDSQTGAIIPDVAESWVTEDNITWEFKLREGVMFHKGYGEVTAQDVIYSFERILDPATASPYASQLAGITRMEAPDPYTLVIELDAPNGNFLHSVANYHQGQIVSKRAIEDADGQVRWNPVGTGPYYLDHIDVNSEIILKRHEDYFRGPAPIETLHFRIIKDESTATIALRNGEVDLVMRSNREENLQILEAAGFRMNVAENYAVALKVMNLDFEPFADARVRHAIAHAIDYEAICNAISPSLTQPTASIMPDWMSIYSDNIPKYPYDPERARALLAEAGYGNGLSFRHLGTSAQGVTELQQFEIDFLSQVGITMTMELVDTPTFNQRRNAGEFDMATRLLPAINPDMILFNYLHPDNKAPGGLNGARYDNPEVTGLLEAARAEVDPDTAFELYERLQQIVMAELPYLPSYANNVYWPGKPTVTGVQPNYLAQVNFFEVDIATS from the coding sequence ATGCCCAAAATTACACGGCGCCAGTTTTCGGCTTCTCTTGCGGCCACAGCATTCCTGCCAAGCATTGTGCGTGCTGCATCGGGTGATCACAAGACGCTTAACATCCGGTTTTATGATGACCCGGCAGGTTTTGACCCGGCGAATATCTTTCGGATCGAGAATGAGAACATCGCCTTCAACATCTTCTCGGGGCTGACCAGCTATGACAGCCAGACCGGCGCGATCATCCCCGATGTTGCTGAATCCTGGGTGACCGAAGACAACATCACATGGGAGTTCAAGCTGCGCGAAGGGGTCATGTTCCATAAGGGATATGGTGAAGTGACAGCGCAGGATGTGATCTACAGTTTTGAGCGGATCCTGGACCCTGCGACAGCCTCTCCCTATGCATCTCAACTTGCAGGCATCACCCGGATGGAGGCACCTGACCCCTATACGCTGGTCATCGAACTCGATGCGCCAAATGGCAACTTTCTGCATTCGGTTGCGAACTATCATCAGGGCCAGATCGTTTCAAAGCGCGCCATAGAAGATGCGGACGGTCAGGTGCGCTGGAATCCTGTTGGCACTGGTCCCTATTACCTTGATCATATTGACGTAAACTCCGAGATCATCCTGAAGCGGCACGAAGATTACTTCCGCGGGCCAGCACCTATCGAGACGCTGCATTTCCGCATTATCAAAGATGAATCCACCGCGACCATCGCCTTGCGTAATGGCGAGGTGGATCTGGTCATGCGTTCCAACCGCGAAGAAAACCTGCAAATCCTTGAAGCGGCAGGGTTTCGTATGAATGTCGCGGAAAACTACGCCGTGGCGCTGAAGGTCATGAACCTTGACTTCGAGCCGTTCGCCGATGCGCGGGTGCGTCACGCGATTGCCCATGCGATCGACTATGAAGCGATCTGCAATGCGATCTCTCCGTCGCTTACCCAGCCTACCGCGTCGATCATGCCCGATTGGATGTCCATCTATTCGGACAATATTCCGAAATATCCATATGACCCTGAACGCGCCCGCGCCCTGCTGGCCGAAGCTGGCTATGGGAATGGTCTTAGCTTCCGGCATCTGGGCACATCCGCGCAGGGTGTCACCGAACTTCAGCAATTCGAGATCGACTTCCTGTCGCAGGTGGGCATCACCATGACCATGGAACTTGTCGACACGCCGACCTTCAACCAGCGCCGGAACGCGGGCGAGTTTGACATGGCGACCCGCCTGTTGCCTGCTATCAACCCTGATATGATCCTGTTCAATTATCTGCACCCGGACAACAAGGCACCGGGCGGGTTGAACGGGGCACGTTATGACAACCCCGAGGTCACCGGGTTGCTGGAGGCCGCGCGCGCAGAAGTTGATCCCGACACTGCCTTTGAACTGTATGAACGCCTGCAACAGATCGTGATGGCGGAACTTCCCTATCTGCCCAGCTATGCCAACAATGTCTACTGGCCCGGCAAGCCGACTGTCACCGGCGTTCAGCCCAACTATTTGGCGCAAGTCAACTTCTTCGAAGTTGATATCGCGACAAGCTGA
- a CDS encoding isochorismatase family protein encodes MKQDYGWGKFLSERDQQHDKLWGKTEPSGFGEKPALLLIDMYYSVVGLERQPIFESMKTWPGSMGLEGWAAIDMTVPLLEAAREYGIPVIHIKGLQSGIKPWIHRKRGPSKLSAEMQQRGSEIVDELKPVAGEVVIEKTAPSAFQGTPLAFHLTALGIDTLICCGESTSGCVRASVVDGATHRYRMGVVSECVYDRTEASHFMNLYDMHQKYADVVTRDMAIDYLRSTVSDTSSEPIRKSA; translated from the coding sequence ATGAAACAGGATTATGGATGGGGAAAGTTCCTTTCCGAACGTGACCAGCAACATGACAAGCTCTGGGGTAAAACCGAGCCAAGTGGATTTGGCGAAAAGCCCGCCCTGTTGCTGATCGATATGTATTACAGTGTGGTTGGCCTTGAGCGTCAGCCGATCTTTGAATCGATGAAAACCTGGCCCGGCTCTATGGGGCTTGAAGGGTGGGCGGCAATCGACATGACGGTGCCGTTGCTGGAAGCCGCCCGTGAATACGGCATTCCGGTGATTCACATCAAGGGGCTGCAAAGTGGAATCAAACCATGGATTCACCGCAAGCGCGGTCCCTCGAAGCTTTCGGCAGAGATGCAGCAAAGAGGCAGTGAGATTGTAGATGAACTCAAGCCTGTTGCCGGCGAAGTGGTCATCGAGAAAACCGCACCTTCTGCCTTTCAGGGCACGCCACTGGCATTCCACCTGACTGCGCTGGGGATCGATACCTTGATTTGCTGTGGTGAATCGACCAGCGGCTGCGTGCGCGCGTCGGTGGTGGATGGTGCAACGCATCGCTACCGGATGGGTGTGGTGTCGGAATGCGTTTATGACCGCACCGAAGCGTCGCATTTCATGAACCTCTACGACATGCATCAGAAATACGCTGATGTCGTCACACGGGACATGGCCATCGATTACCTGCGATCGACCGTCAGCGACACATCGTCCGAGCCAATACGCAAATCCGCCTGA
- a CDS encoding MFS transporter, with amino-acid sequence MVKVFSGVWPLLLGILLIMLGNGMHFTLIGLRGGIEGFSAAELAIVTSGYFLGFLSGARITPEMIRRVGHVRVFAALGSFMSAGLIAFPLLAEPWAWTILRVLIGFCMSGIYVAAESWLNNAATNETRGKVLSAYMIAQTLGIIGAQALLTLGDAATSVLFIRASILVSISFAPILLSATPVPAAEVARAMPLRKLFTESPLGTVGIFLLGSIYATQSGMGAVFGSQIGMTAAQISLFVAMLFAGALVLQYPIGWLSDRMDRRKLIFGASLTGMVFCAVGWATAGGFWFLMISAFFAGGMTTPLYALFLAYTNDSLSLEDMPAASGGLVFTFGLGAITGPLVTGWAMQGLGAFAFWLVLGATFAAIALYALYRMTQRAGIPTHETESYLGVLPTSSPVAVEAAATWSAELAEAERDAAASPDP; translated from the coding sequence ATGGTCAAAGTGTTTTCCGGGGTCTGGCCGCTATTGCTGGGAATTCTTCTTATCATGCTGGGCAACGGCATGCATTTCACCCTCATCGGTCTGCGCGGCGGCATCGAAGGGTTTTCGGCGGCAGAACTGGCAATCGTGACCTCGGGCTATTTTCTGGGCTTCCTGTCTGGCGCGCGCATCACCCCCGAGATGATCCGTCGTGTGGGCCATGTGCGTGTTTTCGCGGCACTTGGCAGCTTCATGTCCGCAGGTTTGATCGCCTTTCCCCTGCTGGCCGAACCCTGGGCCTGGACGATTCTCAGGGTGCTGATCGGGTTTTGCATGTCGGGCATTTATGTCGCCGCCGAAAGTTGGCTGAACAACGCAGCCACGAATGAAACCCGCGGCAAGGTTCTGTCGGCCTATATGATCGCCCAGACCCTGGGCATCATCGGCGCGCAGGCTTTGCTGACCTTGGGCGATGCGGCCACATCGGTTCTGTTTATCAGGGCCTCCATCCTTGTGTCGATCTCCTTTGCCCCGATCCTGTTGTCGGCAACGCCCGTCCCTGCAGCCGAAGTGGCCCGCGCCATGCCCTTGCGAAAACTGTTCACAGAATCGCCCCTTGGCACTGTCGGAATATTCCTGTTGGGCAGTATCTATGCCACACAATCGGGCATGGGCGCGGTTTTCGGCAGCCAGATCGGCATGACCGCTGCGCAGATCTCGTTATTTGTGGCGATGCTGTTTGCGGGCGCTTTGGTGCTGCAATACCCGATTGGCTGGCTGTCGGACAGAATGGACCGCCGCAAGTTGATTTTCGGCGCCTCGCTCACCGGTATGGTCTTTTGTGCCGTAGGCTGGGCCACGGCTGGCGGATTCTGGTTCCTGATGATTTCTGCGTTTTTTGCAGGCGGCATGACAACACCGCTTTATGCCCTGTTTCTCGCCTATACCAACGACTCGCTTTCGCTCGAAGATATGCCCGCGGCATCCGGCGGGCTGGTCTTCACCTTCGGGCTGGGCGCAATCACGGGGCCACTGGTGACAGGCTGGGCAATGCAGGGTCTGGGCGCATTTGCGTTCTGGCTGGTCCTTGGCGCGACTTTTGCCGCAATCGCGCTTTACGCCCTCTACCGTATGACGCAACGCGCAGGCATTCCCACCCATGAGACTGAAAGTTATCTTGGCGTGTTGCCGACCTCATCACCCGTCGCGGTCGAGGCCGCCGCCACATGGTCTGCCGAACTGGCCGAGGCCGAACGCGACGCAGCCGCGTCACCCGATCCCTAA
- a CDS encoding cobyric acid synthase, producing MSKAIMVQGCGSNVGKSMLVAGLCRALLRRGMNVAPFKPQNMSNNAAVTVDGGEIGRAQALQALACGLEPVTDMNPVLLKPENETGAQVVVHGKRIATVKARDYSAMKPRLMGAVLDSFSRLKAAHDLVIVEGAGSPAEINLRPRDIANMGFARAANVPVVLVGDIDRGGVIAQIVGTQAVLDPDDAAMVAGFVINKFRGDPSLFDDGYRQIQARSGWQGYGVLPWFTDAFRLPAEDALDLGSGPVGGGVRIACLVFSRIANFDDLDPLQAEPGVELVMVRPGQPIPGDVRLVILPGSKSTRADLAFLRAQGWDIDLAAHVRRGGHVLGICGGYQMMGRQVSDPDGVEGGPGDMQGLGLLDVATTMTPDKRLERVRARHVATGLDVAGYEIHIGRTTGADCARPFARLGAHDDGATDSTGRIAGTYLHGLFSSDSFRAAYLANLGITPSGLQHGALVEDTLDALADHLEQHLDVTGLLSLAR from the coding sequence ATGAGCAAGGCCATCATGGTGCAGGGATGCGGCTCCAATGTCGGGAAATCCATGCTTGTCGCAGGGTTGTGCCGCGCCTTGCTGCGTCGCGGCATGAATGTCGCGCCCTTCAAGCCGCAGAACATGTCCAACAATGCCGCTGTCACCGTGGACGGGGGCGAGATTGGGCGCGCACAGGCGTTGCAGGCCCTTGCCTGCGGGCTGGAGCCTGTAACCGACATGAACCCCGTTCTTCTGAAACCGGAGAATGAGACCGGCGCGCAGGTGGTGGTGCATGGCAAGCGTATCGCAACTGTGAAAGCGCGCGACTATTCGGCGATGAAGCCCAGGCTGATGGGCGCTGTTCTGGACAGTTTTTCACGCCTGAAAGCGGCGCATGATCTGGTGATTGTCGAAGGGGCCGGCAGTCCGGCCGAGATTAACCTGCGTCCGCGCGACATTGCGAATATGGGGTTTGCGCGCGCCGCGAATGTCCCCGTCGTGCTGGTGGGCGATATTGACCGTGGGGGCGTCATCGCACAGATTGTCGGCACGCAGGCCGTTCTGGACCCCGATGATGCGGCCATGGTTGCGGGCTTCGTCATCAACAAGTTTCGCGGTGATCCCAGCTTGTTTGACGACGGCTACCGCCAGATACAGGCGCGCAGCGGCTGGCAAGGCTATGGCGTGCTGCCGTGGTTTACGGATGCCTTCCGGCTGCCCGCCGAAGATGCGCTGGATCTCGGCTCCGGTCCGGTGGGGGGCGGTGTGCGCATCGCCTGCCTTGTGTTTTCGCGGATTGCGAATTTTGACGATCTGGACCCGCTACAGGCCGAACCGGGGGTGGAACTGGTCATGGTCCGGCCCGGCCAGCCCATCCCGGGGGATGTGCGGCTTGTCATCCTGCCGGGGTCGAAATCCACGCGGGCCGATCTGGCATTTCTGCGCGCGCAAGGCTGGGACATCGATCTGGCCGCGCATGTCCGTCGCGGTGGTCATGTGCTGGGCATCTGTGGCGGGTATCAGATGATGGGGCGGCAGGTGTCCGACCCCGACGGGGTCGAGGGGGGGCCGGGCGACATGCAGGGCCTTGGCCTGCTGGATGTTGCAACCACCATGACCCCCGACAAGCGGCTTGAACGGGTGCGCGCGCGGCATGTGGCAACGGGGCTGGATGTGGCGGGGTATGAAATTCACATCGGGCGCACAACCGGCGCGGATTGCGCACGCCCCTTTGCCCGTCTGGGCGCGCATGATGACGGCGCAACCGACAGCACAGGCCGCATCGCGGGCACCTATCTGCACGGGCTTTTTTCGTCAGACAGCTTTCGCGCGGCCTATCTGGCCAATCTTGGCATCACACCGTCAGGGCTGCAACATGGCGCCTTGGTCGAGGACACGCTGGACGCCCTTGCCGACCATCTGGAACAGCATCTGGATGTGACAGGTCTGCTGTCCCTCGCACGTTAG
- the groL gene encoding chaperonin GroEL (60 kDa chaperone family; promotes refolding of misfolded polypeptides especially under stressful conditions; forms two stacked rings of heptamers to form a barrel-shaped 14mer; ends can be capped by GroES; misfolded proteins enter the barrel where they are refolded when GroES binds) — translation MAAKDVKFNTNARDRMLRGVNILADAVKVTLGPKGRNVVIDKSFGAPRITKDGVTVAKEIELEDKFENMGAQMVKEVASRTNDEAGDGTTTATVLAQAIVREGLKSVAAGMNPMDLKRGIDLATTKVVEAIKAASRPVNDTAEVAQVGTISANGEAEIGRQIADAMQKVGNEGVITVEENKGLETETDVVEGMQFDRGYLSPYFVTNPDKMIAELDDALILIHEKKLSSLQPMVPLLEQVIQSQKPLLIIAEDVEGEALATLVVNKLRGGLKIAAVKAPGFGDRRKAMLQDIAILTGGQVISEDLGMKLESVTMDMLGTAKTIKITKDETTIVDGAGEKAEIEARVTQIRQQIEETTSDYDKEKLQERLAKLAGGVAVIRVGGMSEVEVKERKDRVDDALNATRAAVQEGIVVGGGVALIQAGKSLEGLTGENSDQTVGISIVRKALEAPLRQIAENAGVDGSVVAGKIRESNDKTFGFNAQTEEYGDMFKFGVIDPAKVVRTALQDAASVAGLLITTEAMIADKPEPKGQGGGGGMPDMGGMGGMGGMM, via the coding sequence ATGGCTGCTAAGGACGTCAAATTCAACACCAACGCCCGTGACCGTATGCTGCGCGGCGTAAACATTCTGGCCGATGCGGTGAAAGTCACCCTTGGCCCCAAAGGCCGCAATGTCGTCATCGACAAATCCTTCGGCGCACCACGCATCACCAAAGACGGTGTGACGGTTGCCAAGGAAATCGAACTGGAAGACAAGTTCGAGAACATGGGCGCGCAGATGGTCAAAGAAGTGGCCTCGCGCACCAATGACGAAGCAGGCGACGGCACCACGACCGCAACCGTGCTGGCTCAGGCCATCGTGCGTGAAGGTCTGAAATCGGTTGCAGCGGGCATGAACCCGATGGACCTGAAGCGCGGCATCGATCTGGCAACCACCAAGGTTGTGGAAGCCATCAAGGCGGCTTCACGTCCGGTCAATGACACTGCCGAAGTTGCGCAGGTTGGCACTATTTCCGCCAATGGCGAAGCTGAAATCGGTCGTCAGATCGCGGATGCGATGCAGAAAGTCGGCAATGAAGGCGTGATCACCGTCGAAGAAAACAAAGGTCTGGAAACAGAAACCGATGTTGTCGAAGGCATGCAGTTCGACCGCGGCTACTTGTCACCCTATTTCGTGACCAACCCCGACAAGATGATTGCGGAACTTGATGACGCATTGATCCTGATCCACGAAAAGAAACTGTCCTCGCTTCAGCCGATGGTTCCGCTGCTGGAGCAAGTGATCCAGTCGCAAAAACCGCTTCTGATCATTGCAGAAGATGTCGAAGGCGAAGCGCTGGCAACACTGGTGGTCAACAAACTGCGCGGCGGTCTGAAAATCGCGGCAGTCAAGGCACCCGGCTTCGGCGATCGTCGTAAGGCCATGCTGCAAGATATCGCCATTCTGACCGGTGGTCAGGTGATCAGCGAAGATCTGGGCATGAAGCTGGAAAGCGTCACGATGGATATGCTTGGCACCGCCAAGACCATCAAGATCACCAAAGACGAAACCACCATCGTTGATGGTGCTGGCGAGAAAGCTGAAATCGAAGCACGCGTTACGCAGATTCGTCAGCAGATCGAAGAAACCACCAGCGATTACGACAAGGAGAAACTGCAAGAGCGTCTGGCCAAACTGGCTGGCGGCGTTGCGGTCATCCGCGTTGGCGGCATGTCGGAAGTCGAAGTCAAAGAGCGTAAGGACCGCGTTGATGACGCCCTGAACGCAACCCGCGCAGCCGTGCAAGAAGGCATTGTTGTCGGTGGCGGTGTGGCGCTGATTCAGGCTGGCAAATCGCTTGAGGGTCTGACCGGCGAAAACAGCGACCAGACTGTCGGCATCTCGATCGTACGCAAGGCGCTGGAAGCACCGCTGCGTCAGATCGCAGAGAACGCTGGTGTGGACGGGTCCGTTGTTGCGGGCAAAATCCGCGAGAGCAACGACAAGACCTTTGGTTTCAACGCACAGACCGAAGAATATGGCGACATGTTCAAATTCGGCGTGATCGACCCTGCGAAAGTTGTGCGCACAGCACTTCAGGATGCAGCATCGGTTGCCGGTCTGCTGATCACCACCGAAGCCATGATCGCCGACAAGCCAGAGCCGAAAGGCCAGGGCGGCGGCGGTGGCATGCCCGACATGGGTGGCATGGGCGGCATGGGCGGCATGATGTAA
- a CDS encoding co-chaperone GroES — translation MAFTPLHDRVLVRRVESDDTTKGGLIIPDSAKEKPAEGEVIATGEGARKDSGELIAMAVKAGDRVLFGKWSGTEVTVDGEELLIMKESDVLGVLS, via the coding sequence ATGGCATTCACACCGCTGCATGACCGTGTTCTAGTCCGTCGCGTCGAAAGTGACGATACAACCAAGGGCGGTCTGATCATTCCAGACAGCGCCAAAGAAAAGCCCGCTGAAGGCGAAGTCATCGCCACCGGCGAAGGCGCACGCAAGGATTCGGGCGAACTGATCGCAATGGCTGTAAAAGCCGGTGATCGTGTTCTGTTCGGCAAGTGGTCCGGCACCGAAGTCACCGTTGATGGTGAAGAGCTGCTGATCATGAAAGAAAGCGACGTTTTGGGCGTACTGTCCTGA
- a CDS encoding manganese-dependent inorganic pyrophosphatase, whose protein sequence is MIKVFGHFSPDTDSTGSPLIWAWYLSQVQDTPAQAALLGQPNSEAKFVLEHWGIPQPDILTELPAGAPVVIVDTNNPAELPATINDADIRAIIDHHKLVGGLETKGPIDITMRPLACTATIMYELIGKHMAQAPRAIKGVMLSCILSDTLEFRSPTTTQTDRAIAHALADDLGVDMAELASAMFAAKSDVSSFSDAELLRMDSKNFDVDGKKFRVSVLETTAPAQVLARKDSLMASMESVAREDGADQVLLFIVDILNEEATLLLPNDLTRALAKKSFGVDATGDSVVLPGVMSRKKQIIPVLAL, encoded by the coding sequence ATGATTAAAGTCTTTGGCCACTTCTCCCCCGACACCGATTCGACCGGCTCGCCACTGATCTGGGCGTGGTATCTGTCACAGGTTCAGGACACGCCCGCGCAGGCCGCGCTGCTGGGCCAACCCAATTCAGAGGCGAAATTCGTGCTGGAGCATTGGGGCATCCCCCAGCCCGACATCCTGACAGAATTGCCCGCAGGCGCACCGGTGGTGATTGTAGACACCAACAATCCCGCCGAGTTGCCCGCCACCATCAATGACGCCGATATCCGCGCCATCATCGACCACCACAAACTTGTCGGCGGGCTGGAAACCAAGGGGCCTATCGACATCACCATGCGCCCGCTGGCCTGCACGGCCACCATCATGTATGAATTGATCGGCAAGCACATGGCGCAGGCCCCGCGCGCCATCAAGGGAGTGATGCTGTCCTGCATCCTGTCGGACACGCTTGAATTCCGTTCCCCCACCACCACCCAGACCGACCGCGCCATTGCCCACGCACTGGCCGATGATCTGGGCGTGGATATGGCCGAGTTGGCCAGCGCCATGTTCGCCGCAAAATCCGATGTGTCCAGCTTCAGCGATGCCGAATTGCTGCGTATGGATTCCAAGAATTTTGATGTGGATGGCAAGAAATTCCGCGTGTCCGTTCTGGAAACCACGGCGCCCGCGCAGGTTCTGGCCCGCAAGGACAGCCTGATGGCCAGCATGGAATCTGTCGCGCGCGAAGATGGCGCAGATCAGGTGCTGCTGTTCATCGTGGACATTCTGAATGAAGAAGCCACGCTGTTGCTGCCCAATGACCTGACGCGCGCGCTTGCGAAAAAATCCTTCGGGGTGGATGCCACCGGCGACAGCGTGGTTCTGCCCGGTGTCATGAGCCGCAAGAAACAGATCATTCCGGTGCTGGCGCTGTGA